A region of Methanomassiliicoccales archaeon DNA encodes the following proteins:
- a CDS encoding argininosuccinate synthase, which produces MESSKSERKKVVLAYSGGLDTSVAIRWLQDKYKVDVIAVSVDIGQPGNMQENIDRAKKIGAVKAYAIDAQEEFVEEYCFPALKANAMYEGSYPVCTSIARPLIAKLLVEVARKEGASYIAHGCTAKGNDQVRFDVSIGALAPHIEIIAPMREWVMTREEEIEYARVHKIPIKVKKESPYSTDENLWGRSVECGVLEDSYHEPPEDVFEWTCSPNDASEEPDYIEIGFEKGIPVSLDGVRMKPVELVRTLNARAGKQGVGRIDHIEDRLVGIKSREVYECPASFTLITAHRDLEKLVLPKDVLAFKQGVEQRYSQLAYDGLWFSTLKVSLDAFVEKTQEYVTGTVRIKFFKGSAVVVGRTSPYSMYDIGLATYAKGDQFDHSCAKGFIYVWGLPLKTVAAAHKEKVDVGEQTGPVVGEIQTNSE; this is translated from the coding sequence ATGGAATCCAGCAAGTCAGAGCGCAAGAAGGTGGTGCTCGCTTACTCGGGCGGATTGGACACCTCGGTGGCCATCCGCTGGCTTCAGGATAAGTACAAGGTAGATGTCATAGCCGTCTCGGTCGATATCGGCCAGCCGGGCAACATGCAGGAGAACATCGACCGGGCGAAGAAAATCGGGGCGGTCAAGGCCTACGCCATCGATGCTCAGGAGGAGTTCGTGGAGGAGTACTGCTTCCCCGCCCTCAAGGCCAACGCCATGTACGAGGGTTCGTATCCCGTATGCACCTCCATCGCTCGCCCGTTGATCGCCAAGTTGCTTGTGGAAGTGGCCAGGAAGGAGGGAGCGTCCTACATTGCCCACGGTTGCACCGCCAAAGGGAACGACCAAGTTCGCTTCGACGTTTCCATCGGCGCTCTGGCACCGCACATCGAGATCATAGCCCCCATGCGGGAATGGGTCATGACCCGGGAGGAGGAGATAGAGTACGCCCGGGTGCACAAGATACCTATCAAGGTAAAGAAAGAGAGCCCCTACTCCACTGATGAGAACCTCTGGGGACGGAGCGTGGAATGCGGCGTTCTGGAGGATTCCTATCACGAGCCGCCGGAGGACGTGTTCGAGTGGACCTGTTCCCCGAACGATGCCTCTGAGGAGCCAGATTACATCGAGATCGGTTTCGAGAAGGGCATCCCGGTCAGCTTGGACGGAGTCAGGATGAAGCCGGTGGAATTGGTGAGGACCTTGAACGCCCGGGCGGGGAAGCAAGGGGTGGGCCGCATCGATCACATAGAAGATCGGCTGGTCGGCATAAAGTCCAGAGAGGTATACGAGTGCCCTGCCTCATTCACCCTCATAACGGCGCACCGGGACCTGGAGAAGCTCGTGCTTCCGAAGGACGTGCTGGCGTTCAAGCAGGGAGTAGAGCAGAGGTACTCACAGCTTGCTTATGATGGGCTCTGGTTCAGCACGCTCAAGGTTTCGCTCGATGCCTTCGTGGAGAAGACGCAGGAGTATGTGACCGGAACGGTCAGGATCAAGTTCTTCAAGGGAAGCGCAGTGGTCGTGGGACGCACTTCGCCGTACTCCATGTACGATATCGGACTGGCGACGTATGCCAAAGGGGATCAGTTCGATCATAGCTGCGCCAAGGGCTTCATTTATGTCTGGGGACTGCCATTGAAGACCGTCGCCGCAGCGCACAAGGAGAAGGTGGATGTAGGTGAGCAAACAGGTCCTGTGGTCGGGGAGATTCAGACGAATAGCGAGTGA
- the argC gene encoding N-acetyl-gamma-glutamyl-phosphate reductase, which translates to MIKAAIVGGSGYTGGELARLLCRHPKIMLEAITSRQLVGTKVSQIHANLEGFVDLRFEESLSASSKYDLVFVAAPHGASMGIVPDMLRKGARIIDLSGDYRLPDPSLYERWYGLKHKDPSNLDEAVYGIPELFGESVKGAQLVANPGCYPTCSLLGLAPLFALGLVEGRAIVDAKSGTSGAGQEPTKMTHHPTCGATLIPYKVGCHRHTPEIKMVLERLSGTSVDVVFTPHLMPIVRGMLCTSYVRLKRKMKKEELRAAYDEFYHGKHFVRVVSVPSIPNVVGSNFCEIGLELTGKDSVVVMSTLDNLVKGGSGQAVQNANVMFGLSEKMGLDFPGLGV; encoded by the coding sequence ATGATCAAGGCAGCCATCGTCGGCGGTTCCGGCTATACTGGAGGAGAACTAGCTCGCCTTCTATGCCGTCATCCTAAGATCATGCTTGAGGCGATTACTTCCAGGCAGCTGGTGGGGACCAAGGTGTCACAGATCCATGCGAACCTCGAAGGGTTCGTGGACCTGCGCTTCGAAGAGAGCCTGTCCGCCAGCTCCAAGTACGACCTGGTGTTCGTGGCTGCTCCCCACGGGGCTTCCATGGGTATCGTGCCCGATATGCTCAGGAAGGGAGCGAGGATCATCGACCTAAGCGGCGACTATCGCCTCCCGGACCCCTCGCTGTACGAGAGATGGTATGGACTGAAGCACAAGGACCCCAGCAATCTGGATGAGGCCGTCTACGGCATCCCCGAGCTTTTCGGCGAGAGCGTCAAAGGAGCGCAACTGGTCGCCAACCCAGGATGCTATCCCACCTGTTCCTTGCTTGGCCTAGCCCCTCTGTTCGCGCTCGGTCTCGTCGAAGGAAGAGCCATTGTGGACGCCAAGAGCGGTACCTCGGGAGCGGGTCAGGAACCAACGAAGATGACCCATCATCCTACCTGCGGTGCGACTTTGATCCCCTACAAAGTGGGATGCCACCGCCACACACCGGAGATCAAGATGGTGCTGGAGCGGCTCTCTGGTACCTCAGTGGACGTGGTGTTCACCCCTCATCTCATGCCCATCGTTCGGGGAATGCTTTGCACCTCCTACGTTCGCCTCAAGCGGAAGATGAAAAAGGAGGAGCTTAGGGCTGCCTACGACGAGTTCTATCACGGGAAACACTTCGTGCGCGTGGTGTCCGTTCCTTCTATTCCAAATGTGGTCGGATCCAACTTCTGCGAGATTGGCCTCGAGCTGACAGGAAAGGACAGCGTGGTTGTCATGAGCACTCTGGACAACCTGGTGAAGGGAGGGAGCGGCCAGGCGGTGCAGAACGCCAACGTGATGTTCGGTCTGTCGGAGAAGATGGGTCTGGACTTTCCAGGACTGGGGGTGTGA
- the argJ gene encoding bifunctional ornithine acetyltransferase/N-acetylglutamate synthase, with protein sequence MSVQVIEGGITSPKGFKAAGVKCGIKKDKLDLAVIYTEMPAVAAMAYTQNKARAAPIEVMIRDSPRTLRAFVINSGNANALTGPKGIEDAEAMRTSVALPLGLEPIEVGVASTGVIGRFLPMDKVTSGIVQAVKQLDRGTEADMEAAKAIMTTDTRVKSFACHVTLRDGTVATIAGIAKGSGMISPAMRTMHATTLSFITTDACVQGDVSIQWQRIMDSSFNVINVDGDQSTNDISAFMANSAAGGAPADDDPALWEGVLHIAQSLSKAVVVDGEGATKLIEVVVTGAKDDNEARVAARSVVASNLVKAAVFGADPNFGRILAALGNSGSEFDISKVKLTLKNGRTVVLFEQGSPVIIPGSPDENVARAILREKRIMVLLELGVGNGKGEAWGCDLSYEYVHINASYTT encoded by the coding sequence ATGAGCGTGCAGGTCATTGAAGGGGGCATCACCTCGCCCAAGGGTTTCAAAGCGGCGGGGGTCAAGTGTGGCATCAAGAAGGATAAGCTGGATTTGGCGGTGATCTACACCGAGATGCCGGCAGTGGCGGCCATGGCCTACACGCAGAACAAGGCTAGGGCCGCGCCCATCGAGGTCATGATCAGGGATAGCCCGCGCACCCTCCGGGCTTTCGTTATCAACTCCGGGAATGCCAACGCTCTCACCGGGCCCAAGGGCATCGAGGATGCGGAGGCCATGCGGACGTCGGTCGCTCTGCCTCTTGGTCTCGAACCAATAGAGGTGGGTGTTGCTTCAACAGGAGTGATCGGACGCTTCCTGCCGATGGACAAGGTGACATCGGGCATCGTCCAGGCGGTCAAGCAGTTGGACCGGGGCACCGAGGCGGACATGGAGGCGGCCAAGGCCATCATGACCACCGACACCAGGGTGAAGAGCTTCGCCTGCCATGTCACCCTGCGCGATGGCACCGTAGCCACCATCGCGGGCATAGCCAAGGGCAGCGGCATGATATCGCCTGCCATGCGCACTATGCATGCCACGACCCTCAGCTTCATCACCACCGACGCCTGCGTCCAGGGGGATGTGAGCATACAGTGGCAGAGGATCATGGATTCCAGTTTCAACGTCATCAATGTGGACGGGGACCAAAGCACCAACGACATCTCCGCCTTCATGGCCAATAGCGCGGCTGGCGGAGCCCCGGCGGATGATGACCCCGCCCTTTGGGAGGGGGTGTTGCACATCGCCCAATCGCTCTCCAAGGCGGTGGTGGTCGACGGCGAGGGAGCGACCAAGCTCATCGAGGTGGTGGTCACAGGCGCAAAGGACGACAATGAGGCCCGGGTGGCGGCCCGGTCCGTGGTCGCTTCGAACCTGGTCAAGGCAGCGGTGTTCGGGGCGGACCCGAACTTCGGGCGCATTCTTGCCGCATTGGGCAACTCGGGCAGCGAGTTCGACATCTCTAAAGTGAAGCTGACCCTGAAGAACGGCCGGACCGTCGTTCTGTTCGAGCAGGGTTCGCCGGTCATCATCCCCGGATCGCCGGACGAGAACGTGGCCAGAGCGATCCTCCGTGAGAAGCGTATCATGGTCCTGCTGGAGCTGGGTGTCGGCAATGGAAAAGGAGAGGCCTGGGGCTGCGACCTGAGCTACGAATATGTGCATATCAATGCCTCCTATACCACCTGA
- the argB gene encoding acetylglutamate kinase, with amino-acid sequence MNGEKELHPRAGTLAGKKVVIKIGGSSIAGVERMDAFAAEVAILKGEGLRPIVVHGGGPEISEEMKRRGLPVKKVSGLRVTDEMTLEVAMDVLSAINVSIVSALKRAGLQATGMMGAEGDSVQCRKMAPARVKDEDGKDVEVDLGLVGEITRVEPSRILQLCESGFVPVIYPICVQRDGQLMNVNADTAAAHIAMAVKAEELVLITDVPGLMREFGKAETVIPILRTSNIAELERQGIASEGMIPKLEACQLAVEGGVKVAHMIDGKEKGSIVHQLLSGDYHGTRVVLGQE; translated from the coding sequence ATGAATGGGGAAAAAGAACTTCATCCGCGCGCAGGGACGCTTGCGGGAAAGAAGGTCGTCATCAAGATCGGCGGCAGTTCGATCGCGGGGGTGGAGCGCATGGACGCTTTCGCTGCGGAGGTCGCTATCCTGAAGGGAGAAGGTCTGAGACCCATCGTCGTCCATGGAGGAGGACCGGAGATCTCCGAGGAGATGAAGCGGCGGGGGCTGCCGGTGAAGAAGGTGTCCGGTCTGCGGGTGACCGATGAGATGACGCTCGAAGTGGCGATGGACGTGCTCTCGGCCATCAACGTCTCCATCGTAAGCGCCTTGAAGCGTGCTGGTCTGCAGGCCACCGGGATGATGGGCGCGGAGGGCGATTCGGTCCAGTGTCGGAAGATGGCGCCTGCTCGGGTCAAGGACGAGGACGGCAAGGATGTCGAAGTGGACCTGGGGCTCGTGGGAGAGATCACCAGGGTCGAACCGTCGCGCATCCTACAGCTGTGCGAAAGCGGTTTCGTGCCGGTCATCTATCCAATATGCGTGCAGAGGGACGGGCAGCTCATGAACGTCAATGCAGACACGGCCGCCGCGCACATCGCCATGGCCGTCAAAGCGGAGGAGCTCGTCCTCATCACGGACGTGCCAGGGCTCATGCGCGAGTTCGGGAAGGCAGAGACGGTGATCCCGATCCTGAGGACATCGAACATCGCGGAATTGGAACGCCAAGGGATCGCGAGCGAAGGCATGATTCCAAAATTGGAAGCCTGTCAATTGGCTGTCGAAGGAGGGGTGAAGGTGGCGCACATGATCGACGGCAAGGAGAAAGGTTCGATAGTGCATCAGTTGCTATCCGGGGATTATCACGGTACTAGAGTGGTGCTCGGTCAGGAGTGA
- a CDS encoding acetylornithine/succinylornithine family transaminase, producing MMLEDVKQLYASYLFQNYAREDICFERGEGEYLFDLGNCRYIDFVAGIAVNVLGHNHPAIVEAVTSQVRKLVHVSNLYYVKEQAELGEAIASIVPWPLSVSLFVNSGAEANEAALKLAFKRTGRTKFIATKNSFHGRTAGALSATGQVKYQAGFEPLLSKAFQFVDYGSIEQLKSAVTKEAAGLILESVQGEGGIVLASREFMRTARDLCTDTGALMIMDEVQTGFGRTGRWFGFEHYGIVPDVVTMAKALGGGYPIGAIVSSLEISRTFTPGLHGTTFGGNPLGCAVATAVIRTLKQEKLVERSALKGEEWMARLRSIAKDKSMVKEVRGKGLMIGIEMEGERAKELQRYAFGRKQLVNVVHGNVIRLVPPLIISDQSIKAFNMTLESFLTRP from the coding sequence ATGATGCTGGAAGATGTGAAGCAGCTGTACGCGTCCTACCTGTTCCAGAACTATGCCAGGGAGGATATCTGCTTTGAACGAGGAGAAGGCGAGTACCTGTTCGATCTAGGCAACTGCCGCTACATAGATTTCGTGGCCGGGATCGCCGTGAACGTCCTGGGTCACAATCATCCCGCCATCGTCGAGGCGGTCACTAGCCAAGTGCGCAAGCTGGTGCACGTCTCCAACCTCTATTACGTCAAAGAGCAGGCGGAGTTGGGGGAGGCCATAGCATCCATAGTGCCTTGGCCGCTGAGCGTGTCGCTCTTCGTCAACAGCGGCGCCGAGGCGAACGAGGCGGCGCTCAAGCTCGCCTTCAAGAGGACGGGACGGACGAAGTTCATCGCCACCAAGAACTCATTCCACGGTCGTACCGCCGGCGCTCTCTCTGCCACGGGACAAGTCAAGTACCAGGCGGGCTTCGAGCCGCTTCTCTCGAAGGCTTTCCAATTCGTGGACTATGGAAGCATCGAGCAGCTCAAGTCGGCGGTGACGAAGGAGGCCGCCGGCCTGATACTGGAGTCGGTGCAAGGTGAGGGAGGCATAGTCCTGGCCAGCCGGGAATTCATGCGCACCGCGCGCGACCTTTGCACCGATACCGGGGCATTGATGATCATGGATGAGGTGCAGACCGGTTTCGGTCGCACTGGCCGCTGGTTCGGCTTCGAACACTATGGCATCGTGCCCGACGTGGTCACCATGGCCAAGGCATTGGGAGGGGGATATCCCATCGGTGCCATCGTATCCTCGCTCGAGATATCCAGAACGTTCACGCCTGGCTTGCACGGCACCACCTTCGGAGGGAACCCCCTCGGATGCGCGGTGGCCACGGCGGTCATCCGCACCCTCAAGCAGGAGAAGCTGGTGGAGCGCTCCGCCCTCAAAGGCGAGGAATGGATGGCCAGGCTGCGCTCGATCGCCAAGGACAAGTCAATGGTCAAAGAGGTGCGTGGAAAGGGCCTGATGATCGGCATCGAGATGGAGGGCGAACGGGCAAAGGAGCTGCAAAGGTACGCCTTCGGGCGCAAGCAGCTGGTCAATGTGGTGCATGGAAATGTCATCAGGCTCGTGCCTCCATTGATCATCAGCGATCAATCGATCAAGGCCTTCAACATGACCCTGGAATCCTTCCTGACCAGGCCGTGA
- a CDS encoding ACT domain-containing protein — MKEQAQKESVAERTRAYIDAHPSIKDCISKDLINYSSLARQIMKDRGIKNEEAVMIACRRYAVKLAKRDHERDILRILAGSRLEVKTKICIVTAKNDWTVLQRLGTVFQKLINEKAIMQVIQGAQAITIIADEKLKSEVVNAVGRENVLKVRQDLVEITVKSPERIVETSGVFAFLASNLAENNVNVVETVSCYTDTIFIVNEADMICGYSLLTKIIESAEEVENTEE, encoded by the coding sequence ATGAAGGAGCAGGCCCAGAAGGAAAGTGTAGCCGAGCGGACGCGCGCCTACATCGACGCTCATCCTTCCATCAAGGACTGCATCTCCAAGGACCTCATCAACTACTCATCCCTCGCTCGCCAGATCATGAAGGACCGGGGTATCAAGAACGAAGAGGCGGTCATGATCGCCTGCCGCCGCTACGCCGTCAAACTGGCCAAGCGGGACCACGAGCGCGACATCCTTCGCATCTTGGCCGGCAGCCGCCTGGAGGTGAAGACCAAGATCTGCATCGTCACCGCCAAGAACGACTGGACCGTGCTGCAGCGTCTCGGGACGGTCTTCCAGAAGCTCATCAACGAGAAGGCCATCATGCAGGTGATCCAGGGGGCACAGGCCATCACGATCATCGCCGACGAGAAGCTGAAGAGCGAAGTGGTGAACGCGGTCGGCCGGGAGAACGTCCTCAAGGTCAGGCAGGACCTGGTCGAGATCACGGTCAAATCGCCAGAACGGATCGTGGAGACGAGCGGGGTCTTCGCCTTCCTGGCCTCGAACCTGGCCGAGAACAACGTCAATGTGGTGGAGACGGTCAGCTGCTACACCGACACCATCTTCATCGTCAACGAGGCGGACATGATCTGTGGCTATTCCCTTCTAACCAAGATAATCGAGTCCGCGGAAGAAGTGGAGAACACGGAAGAGTAG
- a CDS encoding acetyl ornithine aminotransferase family protein produces MTMAKVPDIKVEPPGPRAKGIISVDTEYLATSTKASPLAVERAQGSVVWDVDGNSYLDFASGVAVLNVGHSHPRVTKAVCDQLAKFSHFAGTDYYYDVQSRLAKRLCSISLGSERKKVFFSNSGAESIEAAMKVARWSTQRKQYISFFGAFHGRTFGALSLTASKRVQQERYFPKVPGVTHIPFANCYRCPYHLEYPRCDIWCGKILEEVYFDTMLPPEEVAALFMEPIQGEGGYIVPPKEFVQHMALMCKKHGILLVDDEVQAGIGRTGKMWAIEHHGVVPDVLCSAKALGSGLPIAATIFRRELDWGKKGAHSNTFGGNALACAASLATLDVIEEEGLIKQAEKKGKHLRKRLEELKDRYEIIGDVRGFGLMQATEFVKDRKTKEYAVKERDEIEDMAFKRGLILLGCGRSAIRYIPPLTTSLEQIDTGVDILEGAIRDVSKGRS; encoded by the coding sequence ATGACCATGGCCAAGGTTCCAGACATCAAGGTAGAGCCCCCAGGCCCGAGGGCGAAAGGGATCATCAGCGTGGACACGGAGTACCTCGCTACCTCTACCAAAGCCTCTCCTTTGGCGGTGGAGAGAGCTCAAGGCTCAGTGGTCTGGGACGTGGACGGCAACAGCTACTTGGATTTCGCAAGCGGCGTGGCGGTGCTGAACGTCGGTCACTCGCATCCGCGGGTCACCAAGGCGGTCTGCGATCAGCTGGCCAAGTTCAGCCATTTCGCCGGCACCGACTACTACTACGACGTCCAGTCGAGACTGGCCAAGAGGCTTTGTTCGATCTCTTTGGGAAGCGAGAGGAAGAAAGTATTCTTCAGCAACTCCGGGGCCGAGAGCATCGAGGCGGCTATGAAGGTCGCCCGCTGGTCCACGCAGCGGAAACAGTACATCTCCTTCTTCGGGGCGTTCCACGGACGCACATTCGGGGCGCTATCGCTCACCGCTAGCAAGAGGGTGCAGCAGGAGCGTTACTTCCCCAAGGTGCCCGGTGTGACCCATATCCCCTTCGCCAACTGCTACCGTTGCCCCTACCATCTCGAGTATCCCCGCTGTGACATCTGGTGCGGAAAGATCCTGGAAGAGGTCTACTTCGATACCATGCTCCCGCCCGAGGAGGTCGCCGCGCTGTTCATGGAGCCGATCCAGGGTGAAGGAGGGTACATCGTTCCGCCGAAGGAGTTCGTGCAGCACATGGCCCTCATGTGCAAGAAGCACGGCATTCTACTTGTGGATGATGAGGTGCAGGCTGGAATCGGCCGGACGGGCAAGATGTGGGCCATCGAGCATCACGGGGTCGTTCCGGACGTGCTGTGCTCCGCCAAGGCCCTGGGCTCGGGCCTGCCCATCGCCGCCACCATCTTCCGCAGGGAACTGGATTGGGGGAAGAAAGGGGCACATTCCAACACCTTTGGCGGCAACGCCCTGGCATGCGCAGCCTCTCTGGCCACTCTCGATGTCATCGAGGAGGAAGGGCTCATCAAGCAGGCGGAGAAGAAGGGGAAGCACCTGCGCAAGCGCCTTGAGGAGCTGAAGGATAGATACGAGATCATCGGCGACGTGCGGGGCTTCGGCCTGATGCAGGCCACAGAGTTCGTCAAGGACCGCAAGACCAAGGAGTACGCTGTCAAAGAGCGAGATGAGATCGAAGACATGGCGTTCAAGCGAGGCCTGATCCTTCTCGGCTGCGGCCGGTCCGCCATCCGCTACATACCACCGCTGACCACGAGCTTGGAGCAGATTGACACGGGCGTGGACATCCTGGAGGGCGCGATACGAGACGTTTCCAAGGGAAGGTCGTGA
- a CDS encoding cupin domain-containing protein — MKLYRSAKREWAEGKGYDKRVLLEEKQLGIPGSFIQEVRFHAGEKVPQHYHEHTTEIFFALDRALFEINGKAVIMEPEDVLVCEPGDVHGNPIIDSAFRILVIKVGFCPEDTVWMN, encoded by the coding sequence ATGAAGCTCTACCGTTCCGCGAAGAGGGAGTGGGCCGAGGGCAAAGGCTACGACAAGCGCGTGCTTCTAGAGGAGAAGCAGCTCGGCATCCCTGGTTCTTTCATTCAGGAGGTCAGGTTCCATGCAGGCGAAAAGGTCCCGCAGCACTACCATGAGCACACCACGGAGATATTCTTCGCTCTGGACCGGGCATTGTTCGAGATCAACGGGAAGGCGGTGATCATGGAGCCCGAAGACGTGCTGGTCTGCGAGCCGGGCGACGTGCATGGGAACCCCATCATCGATTCTGCATTCAGGATTCTGGTCATTAAGGTCGGCTTCTGTCCAGAAGACACGGTTTGGATGAATTGA